From Domibacillus sp. DTU_2020_1001157_1_SI_ALB_TIR_016, a single genomic window includes:
- the ftsE gene encoding cell division ATP-binding protein FtsE gives MIDMKGVTKKYPNGVTALSSVDVTIKQGEFVYIVGPSGAGKSTFIKLIYREEKPTGGIVTVGGMNTATLKRRSVPALRRKVGVVFQDFKLLPLLTVYENVAFALEVIEEEPAVIRKRVLEVLDLVGLKHKARMLPTELSGGEQQRVAVARSIVNNPKVVIADEPTGNLDPDTSWDIMRLFDRINERGTTIVMATHNKDIVNTLRRRVIAIENGRIVRDEQRGDYGYEA, from the coding sequence ATGATTGACATGAAAGGCGTGACGAAAAAATACCCAAATGGGGTCACAGCGCTGTCAAGCGTTGACGTCACAATTAAGCAAGGTGAATTTGTTTACATTGTCGGTCCGAGCGGTGCCGGAAAATCGACGTTTATTAAATTAATCTATCGTGAAGAAAAGCCGACCGGCGGAATCGTAACGGTCGGCGGGATGAACACCGCCACCCTAAAGAGGCGGTCGGTGCCTGCGCTGCGCCGCAAAGTCGGCGTTGTCTTTCAGGATTTTAAGCTTTTGCCGCTTCTCACTGTATACGAAAATGTGGCCTTTGCACTTGAAGTCATTGAAGAAGAACCCGCAGTAATCCGAAAGAGAGTGCTGGAAGTATTGGATTTGGTCGGGCTGAAGCATAAAGCGCGCATGCTGCCGACCGAATTGTCCGGCGGGGAACAGCAGCGGGTGGCCGTTGCCCGTTCGATCGTCAACAATCCGAAGGTGGTTATCGCGGATGAGCCAACCGGGAATCTTGATCCGGACACATCCTGGGACATTATGCGCCTTTTTGACAGAATTAACGAACGCGGCACGACGATCGTGATGGCGACGCACAATAAAGATATCGTCAATACGCTTCGGCGCCGGGTTATTGCGATTGAAAACGGACGGATTGTCCGTGATGAACAGCGGGGTGATTATGGGTATGAAGCCTAG
- the ftsX gene encoding permease-like cell division protein FtsX, translating to MKPRTLRRHFRESFKNLRRNGWMTFAAVSAVTVTLLLTGIFLVIMLNLNKAGTDIENDVEVRVHIKLDTTEAEKEQLKKQISSLPEVESIAYSSKEQELQNLIKDMGNDYALFEQSNPLYDVYIVKTARPQDTPDVARKIEQFAQTEKAVYGEEEVKNLFSFMKTARNVGAVLVAGLLFTAMFLISNTIKITIFARRKEIEIMKLVGATNWFIRWPFLLEGLWIGLLGSILPIAAIAVGYYYVEQALSAKLAAQLVEFIDYLPLVLPVTALMLVMAVFIGIWGSFLSVRRFLKI from the coding sequence ATGAAGCCTAGAACCTTGCGCCGCCATTTCAGGGAAAGCTTTAAGAATCTCCGGCGGAACGGCTGGATGACGTTTGCCGCTGTTTCAGCGGTCACAGTGACGCTTTTGTTAACCGGCATTTTTCTAGTGATTATGCTGAATTTAAACAAAGCGGGAACGGATATTGAAAATGATGTAGAAGTTCGTGTTCATATAAAGCTTGATACGACAGAAGCTGAAAAAGAGCAATTAAAGAAACAGATTAGCAGTCTGCCAGAAGTTGAAAGTATTGCATATTCGTCCAAGGAGCAGGAACTGCAAAACTTGATTAAAGATATGGGCAATGATTATGCGCTCTTTGAACAAAGCAATCCGCTGTATGACGTTTATATTGTGAAAACAGCGCGTCCGCAGGATACACCGGACGTGGCACGGAAAATTGAGCAGTTCGCCCAAACAGAAAAAGCGGTGTATGGAGAAGAAGAAGTGAAAAACCTGTTCAGCTTTATGAAAACAGCGCGCAATGTCGGGGCTGTCCTCGTAGCAGGCCTTCTGTTTACTGCGATGTTTTTAATCTCCAATACAATTAAAATTACTATTTTTGCCCGTCGGAAAGAAATTGAGATTATGAAACTCGTTGGAGCGACAAACTGGTTTATCCGCTGGCCGTTTCTGTTAGAAGGACTGTGGATCGGACTGCTTGGCTCTATTCTTCCGATCGCAGCGATTGCAGTTGGATACTATTATGTGGAGCAGGCCCTTTCTGCAAAACTTGCAGCGCAGCTGGTAGAATTTATCGACTATCTTCCACTTGTACTGCCGGTCACAGCACTCATGCTGGTGATGGCTGTGTTTATCGGAATATGGGGCAGCTTCCTTTCTGTCAGACGATTTTTGAAAATATAA
- a CDS encoding Ger(x)C family spore germination protein: MRKWWTIIPLSLLLAGCWDQKSIKDLNLIFGVGIDREEENNLTLTVEIPQENQGTTSGGGGTEGQTMQAAQSLIMSEKGQTVRDVAYKMDRGIDGALDISKLSVLMVGKESAQNDLYSLLDAYFRNPVSPLNAKLLVVDGRADEFFQKDFKGQTLYSDYFFKLIETAEQESAIPVTNMQLACNLLLDEGSDGLIPLISYNEEQRAAEINGSALFNGRSMSGELTAKETSSFLIMVNQAQQELPLTFRVEGGEDISVMVIDSKAKLKVNVPKNGNPTATVSVDMEVQVIEYPPDHLEKEKVVKSLNQQLTEEAEKLFQQTVQKMQEANSDTLGIGRRIIAKDPDAFKKLDWGEVYPDMDIKVETKVKIERTGAVF; the protein is encoded by the coding sequence ATGAGAAAATGGTGGACCATCATTCCTCTTTCTCTGCTTTTAGCGGGATGCTGGGATCAAAAATCAATTAAAGATCTGAATTTAATATTTGGCGTAGGCATCGACAGGGAAGAAGAAAACAATCTGACGCTGACGGTCGAAATTCCCCAGGAAAATCAAGGGACCACCAGTGGAGGGGGCGGAACCGAAGGCCAGACCATGCAGGCTGCGCAAAGCTTAATCATGTCAGAAAAAGGGCAGACGGTTCGGGACGTGGCGTATAAGATGGACCGCGGCATTGACGGTGCACTCGACATCTCCAAATTAAGTGTATTAATGGTCGGCAAAGAAAGTGCGCAAAATGATTTATATTCTCTTCTGGATGCCTACTTCCGTAACCCTGTGAGCCCCTTAAACGCCAAACTTTTAGTGGTAGATGGGCGGGCGGATGAATTTTTTCAGAAGGATTTCAAGGGACAGACGCTTTACAGCGATTATTTTTTTAAGTTAATTGAAACAGCTGAACAGGAATCAGCTATTCCCGTCACAAATATGCAGCTGGCCTGTAACCTTCTTTTAGACGAGGGAAGCGATGGTTTGATTCCTCTTATTTCCTATAATGAAGAGCAGAGGGCAGCTGAGATAAATGGAAGCGCGCTATTTAACGGGCGATCGATGAGCGGAGAGCTGACAGCGAAAGAAACCTCATCATTTTTAATCATGGTAAATCAGGCACAGCAGGAGCTGCCTCTTACATTCCGTGTAGAGGGAGGGGAAGATATCTCGGTCATGGTTATAGATTCAAAAGCAAAGCTGAAAGTGAATGTGCCGAAAAATGGAAACCCAACGGCAACCGTGTCTGTAGATATGGAGGTACAGGTAATCGAGTATCCTCCGGATCACTTAGAAAAAGAAAAGGTGGTGAAAAGCTTAAACCAGCAGCTGACAGAAGAAGCGGAAAAGCTGTTTCAGCAAACGGTCCAAAAAATGCAGGAGGCCAATTCGGACACATTAGGTATTGGACGAAGAATTATAGCGAAAGATCCAGACGCCTTTAAAAAGCTCGACTGGGGAGAAGTATATCCCGATATGGATATAAAAGTGGAAACAAAAGTAAAAATTGAAAGAACCGGGGCCGTCTTTTAA